A part of Methanofastidiosum sp. genomic DNA contains:
- a CDS encoding histidine kinase codes for SIKYAFPDGRGTITIGMRRADGSVELVVADDGVGLPEDIDPSSTDTLGLKLVSLLTDQLNGKMTLDVDNGTKFSMVFRDRYE; via the coding sequence CAGCATCAAGTATGCATTTCCTGATGGAAGAGGCACCATAACCATAGGTATGAGAAGGGCCGACGGTTCAGTAGAACTGGTGGTGGCAGATGATGGTGTGGGCCTTCCAGAGGATATTGACCCCTCGAGTACCGATACCCTTGGACTTAAACTTGTGAGTCTCCTCACCGACCAGCTGAACGGTAAGATGACACTAGATGTGGATAATGGTACGAAGTTCAGTATGGTTTTCAGGGACAGGTATGAATAG